In one window of Brassica rapa cultivar Chiifu-401-42 chromosome A07, CAAS_Brap_v3.01, whole genome shotgun sequence DNA:
- the LOC103832253 gene encoding putative F-box protein At3g17500, with amino-acid sequence MTREALRLLDLPWDLVLEILSRVPATSLGRLSFTCKRWNALFKDHEFIKKHLDKAAKQCMVLMSGNSRKVYSMNVNLDGIHDNFVDPQTLLNLKDFHSPKQFNIYNIFHCDGLLLCITWGVRLVVWNPCTGQIRWIPFCGRYKDHTEFALGYENNKSCQTYKILRSSWDFYAAQPQDVDCGIYDFESHSWKDLNDVFPKNCRKLLSKAVSLKGNIYWVANKNDEEDFLLSFDFSTEKYRCLSISFSSVDGDFVPTTLSVVKEERLAVLYSSYSHPTKIEIWMTAHDKIDQARLVSWSKFLSLELDENNPQIDLSTDITFFIDEEKKAAVLCDVEYFNKRDTGMF; translated from the coding sequence ATGACAAGAGAGGCATTGAGATTGCTCGATCTTCCATGGGATTTGGTACTTGAGATACTCTCTAGAGTTCCGGCTACATCTCTGGGACGATTAAGTTTTACTTGCAAGCGATGGAACGCTCTATTCAAAGATCACGAGTTCATCAAGAAGCACTTGGATAAAGCAGCAAAACAGTGTATGGTTCTCATGTCGGGTAATTCACGGAAGGTTTATTCAATGAATGTAAATCTCGATGGGATTCACGACAACTTTGTTGATCCACAAACGTTGCTTAACCTCAAAGATTTCCACAGTCCGAAACAATTcaacatatataatatctttcacTGCGACGGGTTATTGTTATGCATAACATGGGGCGTAAGACTCGTGGTTTGGAACCCTTGTACTGGCCAAATCAGGTGGATCCCATTCTGTGGTCGTTACAAGGATCACACGGAGTTTGCTCTTGGATACGAAAATAACAAGTCTTGCCAAACCTATAAAATCTTGAGAAGCAGCTGGGATTTTTATGCCGCACAACCTCAAGATGTTGACTGTGGAATCTATGATTTTGAGTCTCATTCTTGGAAGGATCTTAATGACGTGTTTCCCAAGAACTGCAGAAAATTACTATCAAAGGCAGTGTCTTTGAAGGGGAATATTTATTGGGTTGCCAATAAAAATGATGAAGAAGATTTCTTACTTAGTTTCGATTTTTCAACAGAGAAGTATAGGTGTTTATCTATTAGTTTTTCGAGTGTCGATGGTGATTTTGTTCCTACAACTCTCTCAGTTGTTAAAGAAGAACGACTGGCGGTATTGTATAGCAGCTATTCTCATCCAACAAAGATTGAGATATGGATGACGGCACATGATAAGATTGATCAGGCCAGACTTGTCTCGTGGAGTAAATTTTTATCACTAGAACTAGATGAGAATAATCCTCAGATAGATCT
- the LOC103831651 gene encoding single-stranded DNA-binding protein WHY2, mitochondrial isoform X3 translates to MMKQARTLLSRSLCNQSSSLFEGSSKSSASRGFATWADSSATKRADAAKPSSGRVFAPYAIFKGRAALSVEPVLPTFTKIEPGNLRIDRRGSVMMTFMPAVSERKYDWEKKQLFALSPTEVGSVISMGPQDSSEFFHDPSMKSSNAGQVRKSLSIKPLADSSGYFFQLSVTDNIQNSNDRIVVPVSKAEFAVLKSAFSFALPHILGWDRITGGDIGMAAQGIASLPKADPMQLELEWGKE, encoded by the exons ATGATGAAGCAAGCTCGCACTTTGCTCTCCAG gAGCCTTTGCAACCAAAGCAGCTCACTTTTCGAAGGAAGCTCTAAGTCTTCGGCGTCGCGTGGTTTCGCAACCTGGGCTGATTCCTCTGCCACCAAACGTG CTGATGCGGCTAAGCCTAGTAGTGGTCGGGTCTTCGCGCCTTACGCTATCTTCAAAGGAAGAGCTGCACTCTCTGTTGAACCGGTCCTCCCCACTTTCACCAAAATCGAG CCTGGGAATCTGAGGATAGACCGTCGTGGATCCGTGATGATGACTTTTATGCCTGCTGTTAGTGAGCGCAAGTACGACTGGGAGAAGAAACAG TTGTTTGCTTTGTCACCCACTGAAGTTGGATCCGTGATCAGCATGGGTCCCCAGGACAGCTCTGAGTTTTTCCATGACCCTTCCATGAAATCAAG TAACGCTGGTCAAGTCAGGAAGTCACTCTCTATCAAGCCACTCGCAGATTCTTCCGGCTACTTCTTCCAATTGA GCGTTACCGACAACATCCAGAACAGTAATGACCGTATTGTGGTTCCTGTCTCCAAAGCTGAATTTGCAGTGCTGAAGAGTGCTTTTAGT TTTGCCCTTCCACACATCCTAGGCTGGGATCGGATAACTGGAGGTGACATTGGTATGGCAGCGCAGGGGATTGCTTCACTTCCAAAGGCCGATCCGATGCAGTTGGAGCTGGAGTGGGGTAAAGAGTAA
- the LOC103831656 gene encoding eukaryotic translation initiation factor 2D, with protein MFKKAVDAKSHQRLSGADRKKLRRTVQNRFTLLTDELLDAILPPKVEITVSKFQNRVLVYSIEGGCPMFFDIDGRGNEILPTVFALWEAPAMLPSFMLKGGEVSRYVLGGADLMFPGILIPPEGFPSFSAGEIWSVKVPGNAAPIAVGFTTMSSEEGLKAGLRGKALRIAHYYRDFLWESAEGHYVPNAGFWEDVVMEDPAFLASGSGEEISDALAGQQTSTGNEEDESALETASTSATDAKNGTEEDIVGSMNEVNLGDDVSANEANTEKQNPLSTEEVDALLDQCLLQALHTTLKEKDLPIPGSTLWANHVLPCRPPGITLDIKKSSHKKLSKWLQSKASAGMITVKEDKHKKEIVLISVNRRHPDYSTFKPEKKKAEVSESSVSSSTAKPQSDKMLEIIEVYKPSIHNSAIFASLGEDKGKLYTASEAADVVFKYIEKENLVKPTNKSMVVLDPILCDALFKGAIKKGSAYPSEIHKKDVGSTFIGRMQPHQVVMRGGCEPVVRKGGIKPVQIMMERRQGNKKVTKVSGIETFLMDPDSFGSELQKKFACSTSVNELPGKKGYEVLIQGGVIEDVARYMVEHYGVPKRYIEVLDKTRK; from the exons ATGTTCAAGAAGGCGGTGGATGCTAAGTCTCACCAGCGTCTCTCCGGCGCCGATCGGAAAAAACTCCGGCGAACCGTTCAAAATAGGTTTACTCTCCTCACCGATGAGCTTCTCGACGCCATCCTTCCTCCCAAG GTGGAGATAACTGTTTCAAAGTTCCAGAACCGTGTTCTTGTCTATAGTATTGAAGGTGGATGTCCTATGTTTTTCGATATTGATGGAAGAGGGAATGAGATTCTACCCACAG TTTTTGCTCTGTGGGAGGCTCCTGCGATGTTACCTTCCTTTATGTTGAAAGGGGGTGAGGTTTCGCGGTATGTACTTGGCGGTGCTGATTTGATGTTTCCAGGTATTTTGATACCTCCCGAAGGCTTTCCTTCGTTCTCAGCTGGAGAGATATGGTCTGTTAAAGTTCCTGGGAATGCGGCACCTATAGCT GTTGGGTTTACCACAATGAGTAGTGAAGAAGGCCTTAAAGCAGGATTGCGTGGCAAGGCTTTGCGGATAGCTCATTATTACCGTGACTTCCTCTG GGAATCCGCTGAGGGGCATTATGTTCCAAATGCTGGGTTTTGGGAGGATGTTGTCATGGAGGATCCAGCGTTCCTTGCTTCTGGTTCAGGTGAGGAAATTTCAGACGCTTTAGCTGGGCAGCAGACTAGCACAGgaaatgaagaagatgaatctgCTTTGGAAACAGCTTCAACCTCAGCTACTGATGCTAAGAATGGTACTGAAGAAGACATAGTTGGAAGCATGAATGAGGTTAACTTAGGAGATGACGTTTCTGCTAATGAAGCTAATACTGAGAAGCAGAATCCTCTCTCCACGGAGGAGGTTGATGCCCTTCTTGACCAATGCCTTTTGCAAGCATTGCATACAACACTAAAGGAGAAGGATCTTCCCATACCAGGAAGCACTCTGTG GGCAAATCATGTATTACCTTGTAGGCCTCCTGGGATCACACTAGACATTAAGAAGTCTTCCCATAAAAAACTGTCAAAGTGGCTGCAATCTAAAGCTTCTGCAGGaatg ATAACTGTGAAAGAAGACAAGCACAAGAAGGAGATTGTATTGATCTCGGTGAACCGCAGGCACCCTGATTACTCAACCTTCAAGCcagagaaaaagaaagcagaAGTCTCCGAGTCTTCTGTCTCCAGCTCCACAGCAAAACCCCAGTCAGACAAAATGCTTGAAATAATAGAGGTCTACAAACCAAGCATACACAACAGCGCAATATTTGCATCACTCGGGGAAGACAAGGGAAAGCTATACACAGCTTCAGAAGCCGCTGATGTCGTCTTCAAATACATCGAGAAGGAAAATCTAGTAAAGCCAACAAACAAGTCAATGGTGGTGTTGGATCCGATACTATGCGACGCATTGTTCAAAGGAGCTATCAAAAAGGGATCAGCGTATCCGTCAGAGATTCATAAAAAAGATGTTGGATCGACTTTTATAGGGAGGATGCAGCCTCATCAGGTAGTGATGAGAGGAGGATGTGAACCGGTTGTTCGCAAAGGAGGTATAAAGCCGGTTCAGATAATGATGGAGCGAAGACAAGGTAACAAGAAAGTCACCAAGGTCTCGGGGATAGAGACGTTCTTGATGGATCCTGACTCGTTTGGATCAGAACTGCAGAAGAAGTTTGCTTGTAGTACTTCAGTTAACGAACTTCCAG GTAAGAAAGGGTACGAGGTTCTGATACAGGGAGGAGTGATTGAAGATGTGGCGAGGTATATGGTGGAACACTATGGAGTTCCAAAGAGATACATTGAAGTTCTGGATAAGACTAGGAAATGA
- the LOC103831651 gene encoding single-stranded DNA-binding protein WHY2, mitochondrial isoform X1 — protein MMKQARTLLSRSLCNQSSSLFEGSSKSSASRGFATWADSSATKRGKATSFALLFVSVLNFALICFPFVFKADAAKPSSGRVFAPYAIFKGRAALSVEPVLPTFTKIEPGNLRIDRRGSVMMTFMPAVSERKYDWEKKQLFALSPTEVGSVISMGPQDSSEFFHDPSMKSSNAGQVRKSLSIKPLADSSGYFFQLSVTDNIQNSNDRIVVPVSKAEFAVLKSAFSFALPHILGWDRITGGDIGMAAQGIASLPKADPMQLELEWGKE, from the exons ATGATGAAGCAAGCTCGCACTTTGCTCTCCAG gAGCCTTTGCAACCAAAGCAGCTCACTTTTCGAAGGAAGCTCTAAGTCTTCGGCGTCGCGTGGTTTCGCAACCTGGGCTGATTCCTCTGCCACCAAACGTGGTAAAGCTACTTCCTTTGCTCTCCTTTTCGTCTCTGTTTTGAATTTTGCCTTAATTTGTTTCCCTTTTGTTTTCAAAGCTGATGCGGCTAAGCCTAGTAGTGGTCGGGTCTTCGCGCCTTACGCTATCTTCAAAGGAAGAGCTGCACTCTCTGTTGAACCGGTCCTCCCCACTTTCACCAAAATCGAG CCTGGGAATCTGAGGATAGACCGTCGTGGATCCGTGATGATGACTTTTATGCCTGCTGTTAGTGAGCGCAAGTACGACTGGGAGAAGAAACAG TTGTTTGCTTTGTCACCCACTGAAGTTGGATCCGTGATCAGCATGGGTCCCCAGGACAGCTCTGAGTTTTTCCATGACCCTTCCATGAAATCAAG TAACGCTGGTCAAGTCAGGAAGTCACTCTCTATCAAGCCACTCGCAGATTCTTCCGGCTACTTCTTCCAATTGA GCGTTACCGACAACATCCAGAACAGTAATGACCGTATTGTGGTTCCTGTCTCCAAAGCTGAATTTGCAGTGCTGAAGAGTGCTTTTAGT TTTGCCCTTCCACACATCCTAGGCTGGGATCGGATAACTGGAGGTGACATTGGTATGGCAGCGCAGGGGATTGCTTCACTTCCAAAGGCCGATCCGATGCAGTTGGAGCTGGAGTGGGGTAAAGAGTAA
- the LOC103831658 gene encoding glycerophosphodiester phosphodiesterase GDPD4, producing MAIFEWRRQRRRPLDGGGTRRRLPFRPLYSRKLKRMILFAVVFLAIVPPLFFHFKLRRIRQNVAKKCNWLQHPPRVCAHGGDSTLAFPNTMDAYSYAIGSRVDCIEVDVSRSSDGVLFALHNRDLQRIARNSSLQVGDMSMKQIKELDVSQIVKGTLENRRIPTLEDALAAISTSVRQVILDAKVGPPMYEKGLALDILSVIERAQCKNCIVWAKSDSLARDLIRQAPDLTVGYIVMVDPLTGVRSKLLRMKGASVVGVYHPLIDENLMTVVHRRKKEVYAWTVDETDPMKRMLHLGVDAVVTSNPAMFQGLMEDLRTECLEEGFSLRT from the exons ATGGCGATCTTCGAGTGGCGGCGACAAAGAAGACGGCCACTCGACGGCGGAGGAACTCGCCGCCGTCTCCCCTTCAGGCCACTGTACTCCAGAAAACTCAAGAGAATGATTCTATTCGCAGTGGTATTCTTAGCAATCGTCCCTCCTCTCTTCTTCCACTTCAAGCTCCGACGAATCCGCCAAAACGTCGCGAAGAAGTGCAATTGGCTCCAGCATCCTCCACGTGTCTGCGCTCACGGCGGAGATTCCACCTTAGCTTTCCCCAacact ATGGATGCTTATAGTTACGCGATTGGTTCTCGCGTTGATTGCATTGAAGTCGATGTTTCTCGTTCCTCCGATGGTGTTCTATTCGCTCTCCACAACAG GGATCTGCAGCGTATAGCTCGTAACTCTTCTTTACAAGTCGGAGATATGAGCATGAAACAG ATCAAGGAGCTTGATGTCTCACAGATTGTTAAAGGGACCTTGGAAAATCGTAGGATTCCTACACTTGAAGATGCTTTAGCT GCGATATCAACTTCAGTCCGGCAAGTGATTCTTGATGCTAAAGTCGGACCCCCAATGTATGAAAAGGGACTCGCACTAGACATTCTCTCTGTT ATTGAGAGAGCGCAGTGCAAGAATTGCATCGTATGGGCCAAAAGTGACAGTTTGGCTAGAGACCTTATCAGACAAGCACCAGATCTTACA GTGGGATACATTGTGATGGTGGATCCTCTGACTGGAGTGAGAAGCAAACTACTGAGAATGAAGGGAGCTAGTGTTGTTGGAGTCTATCATCCCTTGATCGATGAAAACTTGATGACAGTTGTGCATCG GAGAAAGAAAGAGGTTTACGCATGGACTGTAGATGAGACTGATCCAATGAAACGGATGCTTCACTTAGGCGTGGATGCAGTTGTTACGAGCAATCCAGCTATGTTTCAGGGTCTCATGGAAGATCTTAGAACTGAGTGTCTTGAAGAAGGCTTTTCATTACGGACATGA
- the LOC103831657 gene encoding serine hydroxymethyltransferase 2, mitochondrial — MMALALRRLSSSLKKPIFFSNGRSMSSLPTSAMADSERSRSSWIKQLNAPLEEIDPEIADIIELEKARQWKGFELIPSENFTSASVMEAVGSVMTNKYSEGYPGARYYGGNEYIDMAESLCQKRALEAFHLDPSKWGVNVQSLSGSPANFQVYTALLKPHERIMALDLPHGGHLSHGYQTDTKKISAVSIFFETMPYRLDESTGYIDYDQLEKSAVLFRPKLIVAGASAYARLYDYARIRKVCDKQKAVMLADMAHISGLVAAGVIPSPFEYADVVTTTTHKSLRGPRGAMIFFRKGLKEVNKQGKEVMYDYEDRINASVFPGLQGGPHNHTITGLAVALKQVKSPEYKAYQDQVLRNCSKFAETLLSKGYDLVSGGTDNHLVLVNLKNKGIDGSRVEKVLESVHIAANKNTVPGDVSAMVPGGIRMGTPALTSRGFIEEDFAKVAEYFDLAVKIALKIKAESQGTKLKDFVATMQSNEKLQSEMAKLREMVEEYAKQFPTIGFEKETMRYKE, encoded by the exons ATGATGGCGTTGGCTCTTCGCAGACTCTCATCTTCCCTTAAGAAGCCCATCTTCTTCTCTAATGGCCGCTCGATG TCTTCTTTGCCAACCTCGGCTATGGCGGACTCTGAGAGATCTCGTTCCAGT TGGATAAAGCAGCTGAATGCACCTCTGGAAGAAATCGATCCCGAAATAGCAGATATCATCGAACTCGAGAAGGCTAGGCAATGGAAG GGATTTGAACTTATACCGTCGGAGAATTTCACATCTGCCTCGGTGATGGAAGCTGTTGGCTCTGTTATGACTAACAAGTATAGTGAAGGCTACCCTGGTGCTAGATACTATGGAGGCAATGA GTACATTGACATGGCTGAGTCATTATGTCAAAAACGTGCACTAGAAGCTTTTCACTTAGATCCTTCCAAATGGGGAG TCAATGTGCAGTCTTTATCAGGATCACCAGCTAACTTCCAAGTTTACACCGCGCTACTTAAACCTCATGAAAGAATCATGGCTCTTGACTTACCTCATGGTGGACATCTTTCTCATGGTTATCAG ACTGATACGAAGAAAATATCTGCTGTATCCATCTTCTTTGAGACAATGCCATACAGATTAGATGAGAGCACTGGTTACATTGATTACGATCAG CTAGAAAAAAGTGCGGTGCTTTTCAGACCCAAACTTATTGTTGCGGGTGCAAGTGCTTATGCTCGTTTATATGACTATGCACGTATCCGTAAG GTCTGTGACAAGCAAAAGGCGGTTATGCTGGCAGATATGGCTCACATTAGTGGGTTGGTTGCGGCTGGTGTTATTCCTTCTCCTTTTGAGTATGCGGATGTTGTTACGACTACAACTCACAAATCTCTTCGAGGTCCCAGAGGGGCTATGATATTCTTTAGGAAGGGATTGAAAGAGGTTAACAAACAAGGGAAAGAG GTCATGTATGACTATGAGGACAGAATTAACGCATCTGTTTTTCCTGGACTGCAAGGTGGTCCACATAATCACACTATAACAGGTCTAGCAGTTGCTCTGAAGCAG GTGAAATCACCAGAGTATAAGGCTTATCAGGATCAAGTTCTCCGCAATTGCTCAAAGTTTGCTGAG ACTTTGCTATCAAAAGGATATGACTTAGTATCTGGAGGCACTGACAATCATTTAGTCTTGGTGAACTTGAAAAATAAG GGAATAGATGGATCAAGAGTGGAGAAAGTATTAGAGTCGGTACATATTGCAGCAAACAAGAATACTGTTCCGGGTGATGTTTCCGCCATGGTTCCAGGTGGAATCCGTATGG GAACACCAGCTCTCACATCAAGAGGATTCATTGAAGAAGATTTTGCAAAAGTGGCTGAATACTTTGATTTAGCCGTCAAGATAGCCTTAAAGATCAAGGCAGAGTCTCAAG GAACAAAGCTGAAGGACTTTGTAGCAACGATGCAATCAAATGAGAAGTTACAGTCAGAGATGGCAAAGCTTCGTGAGATGGTTGAAGAATATGCTAAACAGTTCCCAACGATTGGGTTCGAGAAAGAGACAATGCGATACAAAGAGTAA
- the LOC103831653 gene encoding vacuolar protein sorting-associated protein 52 A produces the protein MSDGISIDALGQAVGDFSNHEKLGFDLGAYVGDLAFEEDSGSEDISLEGLQQELEECESDEVVANILSSGAKLREYAKGVENNLRKVELDSIEDYIKESDNLVSLHDQIHDCDSILSQMETLLSGFQEEIGSISSDIKILQEKSMDMGLRLKNRRVAESKLAKFVEDIIVPPKMIDVIVDGEVNEEYIRTLEILSKKLKFVAADPAVKSSKALKDVEPELEKLRQKAISKVYDFIVQKLIALRKPKTNIQILQQSVLLKYKYIISFLKEHGKEVFMDVRAAYIDTMNKVLSAHFRAYIQALEKLQLDIATAYDLIGVETRSAGLFSRAREPLKNRSAVFALGERIKIIKEIDQPALIPHIAEASALKYPYEVLFRSLHKLLMDTATSEYIFCDDFFGEESIFYEIFAGPFSVIDEHFNPVLTNCFDAIGLMLMIRIIHHHQLIMSRRRIPCLDSYLDKVNISLWPRFKMVFDSHISSLRDANIKTLWEDDVHPHYVMRRYAEFTASFIHLNVEYGDGQLDINLERLRMAVDVLILKLAKLFPRPKQQIVFLINNYDMTIAVLKEAGPEGGKIQMYFEELLKSNTSLFVEELLVEHFSDLIKFVKSRASEDSSLNPERSITVAEVDPLVKDFGSRWKTAIELMHKDIITSFSNFLCGMEILRAALTQLLLYYTRLTDCIKKIPGGSGLNKDLVSIQSIMFEIRKYSKTF, from the exons ATGTCCGACGGCATCTCCATTGACGCATTG GGTCAAGCCGTGGGGGACTTCAGTAATCATGAGAAACTTGGATTTGATTTGGGAGCTTATGTTGGAGATTTGGCTTTTGAAGAGGATTCAGGCAG TGAGGATATATCATTGGAGGGACTTCAGCAAGAACTAGAGGAATGTGAGAGTGATGAG GTTGTTGCGAATATACTGTCCAGTGGTGCGAAACTTAGAGAATATGCTAAAGGTGTAGAGAACAATCTACGGAAGGTCGAGTTGGATTCCATTGAG GATTACATTAAAGAAAGTGATAACCTTGTCTCACTTCACGATCAGATTCATGACTGTGACAGCATCTTGTCGCAAATGGAAACTCTCCTCAGTGGATTTCAG GAAGAGATTGGTTCTATAAGTTCCGACATAAAGATTCTTCAAGAAAAATCGATGGACATGGGTTTGAGATTGAAAAACCGCAGG GTGGCTGAATCAAAGCTAGCAAAATTTGTCGAAGACATTATAGTGCCACCAAAGATGATAGATGTAATTGTGGATGGAGAG GTGAATGAAGAGTATATTAGAACGCTTGAAATTCTGAGTAAGAAACTTAAATTTGTAGCAGCAGATCCTGCGGTTAAAAGTTCCAAAGCATTAAAAGATGTGGAACCTGAGCTAGAGAAGCTCCGGCAAAAAGCTATTTCCAAG GTGTATGATTTTATTGTCCAGAAGCTTATAGCCCTAAGGAAACCCAAAACAAACATCCAGATTCTTCAACAGAGTGTGTTATTAAAGTACAA GTATATTATCTCCTTCCTCAAAGAACATGGAAAAGAAGTGTTTATGGATGTTCGTGCTGCATACATTGATACCATGAACAAG GTGTTAAGTGCACATTTTCGTGCTTATATTCAAGCTCTTGAGAAACTACAATTGGATATAGCGACAGCATATGACTTGATTGGGGTGGAGACTAGAAGCGCCGGTCTCTTCTCAAGAGCCAGGGAGCCACTAAAGAACCGTTCTGCCGTCTTTGCTCTGGGTGAGAGGATAAAAATTATAAAG GAAATCGATCAACCTGCATTGATCCCGCACATAGCTGAAGCCAGCGCTCTCAAATATCCTTATGAAGTGCTCTTCAGGAGTTTGCACAAGCTACTTATGGATACAGCCACTTCTGA gTATATATTTTGCGATGATTTCTTTGGTGAAGAGtctatattttatgaaattttcgCGG GTCCATTTTCCGTCATTGATGAGCACTTCAATCCCGTTCTTACAAACTGTTTTGACGCTATCGGTCTGATGCTTATGATTCGCATTATACACCACCATCAG CTTATCATGTCTCGCCGGAGGATTCCATGCCTAGATTCATATCTGGACAAG GTTAATATATCTTTATGGCCTCGTTTCAAAATGGTGTTTGATTCACACATCAGCAGTCTGCGAGATGCAAACATAAAGACATTATGGGAAGATGATGTTCATCCTCACTATGTCATGAGGCGTTATGCTGAATTCACAGCTTCGTTTATTCACCTGAATGTTGAATATGGGGATGGGCAG CTTGATATAAATTTGGAGCGTTTAAGAATGGCTGTAGATGTCTTGATTCTCAAGCTTGCAAAGTTGTTCCCAAGGCCAAAGCAGCAAATTGTGTTTCTCATAAACAACTATGACATGACAATCGCCGTACTGAAG GAAGCTGGACCAGAAGGTGGTAAAATCCAAATGTATTTTGAGGAATTACTGAAGAGCAACACTTCGTTATTCGTG GAAGAATTACTGGTGGAGCATTTCAGTGATTTAATCAAATTTGTGAAATCTCGTGCTT CTGAGGATTCAAGCTTAAATCCAGAGAGATCCATCACAGTTGCTGAGGTAGATCCGCTGGTGAAAGACTTTGGAAGCAGGTGGAAGACAGCGATAGAGTTGATGCACAAAGATATCATAACCTCCTTCAGTAACTTCTTGTGTGGTATGGAGATCTTGAGAGCTGCATTGACACAACTGCTTCTCTATTACACAAGACTTACGGACTGCATCAAGAAGATACCTGGTGGATCTGGTCTGAACAAGGATCTTGTCTCCATTCAGTCTATAATGTTCGAGATCAGGAAGTACTCCAAGACTTTCTAA
- the LOC103831651 gene encoding single-stranded DNA-binding protein WHY2, mitochondrial isoform X2, translating into MMKQARTLLSSRSLCNQSSSLFEGSSKSSASRGFATWADSSATKRADAAKPSSGRVFAPYAIFKGRAALSVEPVLPTFTKIEPGNLRIDRRGSVMMTFMPAVSERKYDWEKKQLFALSPTEVGSVISMGPQDSSEFFHDPSMKSSNAGQVRKSLSIKPLADSSGYFFQLSVTDNIQNSNDRIVVPVSKAEFAVLKSAFSFALPHILGWDRITGGDIGMAAQGIASLPKADPMQLELEWGKE; encoded by the exons ATGATGAAGCAAGCTCGCACTTTGCTCTCCAG caggAGCCTTTGCAACCAAAGCAGCTCACTTTTCGAAGGAAGCTCTAAGTCTTCGGCGTCGCGTGGTTTCGCAACCTGGGCTGATTCCTCTGCCACCAAACGTG CTGATGCGGCTAAGCCTAGTAGTGGTCGGGTCTTCGCGCCTTACGCTATCTTCAAAGGAAGAGCTGCACTCTCTGTTGAACCGGTCCTCCCCACTTTCACCAAAATCGAG CCTGGGAATCTGAGGATAGACCGTCGTGGATCCGTGATGATGACTTTTATGCCTGCTGTTAGTGAGCGCAAGTACGACTGGGAGAAGAAACAG TTGTTTGCTTTGTCACCCACTGAAGTTGGATCCGTGATCAGCATGGGTCCCCAGGACAGCTCTGAGTTTTTCCATGACCCTTCCATGAAATCAAG TAACGCTGGTCAAGTCAGGAAGTCACTCTCTATCAAGCCACTCGCAGATTCTTCCGGCTACTTCTTCCAATTGA GCGTTACCGACAACATCCAGAACAGTAATGACCGTATTGTGGTTCCTGTCTCCAAAGCTGAATTTGCAGTGCTGAAGAGTGCTTTTAGT TTTGCCCTTCCACACATCCTAGGCTGGGATCGGATAACTGGAGGTGACATTGGTATGGCAGCGCAGGGGATTGCTTCACTTCCAAAGGCCGATCCGATGCAGTTGGAGCTGGAGTGGGGTAAAGAGTAA